Proteins from one Microcaecilia unicolor chromosome 2, aMicUni1.1, whole genome shotgun sequence genomic window:
- the LOC115461792 gene encoding polymeric immunoglobulin receptor-like, whose translation MKILTRSFPVWSLMILCPGGTCGLYSPREVRGPVGVSLSLQCQYEKQYKINKKHWCRGETWESCQKLIQTESNSAVMTHRLSLSDDSAALTFTVTMEELIKEDSGKYWCGITKSLSSDPRHPVIVTVLDSWELIGPKEVKGFVGGSVSLKCWYERNVKIKKKYLCWGLKWSSCDILVDTESKTNDRISIMDDRETFTVTMEQLTVENTGLYWCGAQGQHWDSGYPVIVTVLPGPELEHSVDPFWHSSIFSFIMYVLMFAFIHLVFFLYGYLEDKAKSGDQQRKRVHRV comes from the exons ATGAAGATTTTAACCAGGTCTTTCCCTGTCTGGAGTCTGATGATCCTTTGCCCAG GAGGAACTTGTGGACTCTACAGTCCAAGGGAAGTAAGGGGTCCTGTTGGAGTATCACTCTCTCTGCAGTGTCAGTATGAAAAACAGTATAAGATTAACAAGAAACACTGGTGTAGAGGAGAGACGTGGGAGTCCTGTCAGAAGCTTATTCAGACAGAATCTAACAGTGCTGTGATGACGCACAGACTCTCTCTCAGTGATGACAGCGCAGCGCTGACATTCACAGTGACCATGGAGGAGCTCATCAAGGAAGACAGTGGGAAGTACTGGTGTGGGATAACCAAATCCCTCTCTTCAGATCCCAGGCACCCTGTGATTGTGACAGTTCTAG ACTCATGGGAGCTGATTGGACCAAAGGAAGTGAAGGGGTTCGTTGGAGGATCAGTCTCTCTGAAGTGCTGGTATGAAAGAAATGTTAAGATTAAGAAAAAATACTTGTGTTGGGGACTAAAGTGGAGTTCCTGTGATATCCTTGTTGACACAGAGTCTAAGACAAATGACAGAATCTCTATCATGGATGATCGTGAAACGTTCACAGTGACTATGGAGCAACTCACTGTGGAAAACACTGGGCTGTACTGGTGTGGGGCACAGGGACAACACTGGGATTCTGGGTACCCTGTGATAGTGACCGTTCTTCCAG GTCCAGAGTTGGAGCATTCTGTGGATCCTTTTTGGCACTCCTCAATTTTCAGTTTCATTATGTATGTCCTCATGTTTGCATTCATCCATCTGGTCTTCTTCCTTTATGGATATCTGGAAGATAAAGCAAAGTCAG GAGACCAGCAAAGAAAAAGAGTGCACAGAGTTTGA